The following coding sequences lie in one uncultured Mailhella sp. genomic window:
- the mlaD gene encoding outer membrane lipid asymmetry maintenance protein MlaD, with translation MSAAKNTVIGIFVVIGLVCVAYLTIKLGRMEVLGESGYTVTARFSSVAGLRVGASVEIAGVSIGRVSAIRLDTKDYTAHVDLHINEGVPLSEDVMASVKTSGLIGDKYIAITPGGSETPLEPGSLITDTEPALDLEALIGKVVFGGV, from the coding sequence ATGTCAGCTGCAAAGAACACCGTCATTGGAATATTCGTGGTCATCGGCCTTGTCTGCGTGGCCTATCTCACCATCAAGCTCGGCCGCATGGAAGTGCTCGGCGAGAGCGGCTACACCGTAACCGCGCGTTTCTCCTCCGTGGCAGGTCTGCGCGTCGGAGCCAGCGTGGAAATCGCCGGCGTGTCCATCGGCCGGGTGTCCGCCATCCGGCTCGACACCAAGGACTACACCGCCCACGTCGATCTGCACATCAACGAAGGCGTGCCGCTCTCCGAAGACGTCATGGCCTCGGTGAAGACCAGCGGCCTCATCGGCGACAAATACATCGCCATCACGCCCGGAGGCTCGGAAACCCCGCTCGAACCCGGCAGCCTCATTACCGACACGGAACCAGCCCTTGACCTCGAAGCCCTGATCGGCAAAGTCGTTTTCGGAGGTGTATAA
- a CDS encoding ABC transporter substrate-binding protein has translation MRIKIFLLSLVLCVLAAALPASAADMTARQTAEAGADRILALLNDPAFKTPEGKPVIRKKVEDAVLDLFDFEEFSTRTVGPTWRQFTPEQKQQFKDAFTELLRNTYIDTLDEYNGQKIRFTGEISAGNGKRVEVQMEFLADQKTYPVAFRMLEKNNRWVVYDVLIEGISMIKNYRDQFRDILTKNSPQELIERVKAKAEEQKNKPKEAK, from the coding sequence ATGCGCATCAAAATTTTCCTTCTCTCCCTGGTTCTCTGCGTGCTTGCCGCGGCGCTGCCCGCCAGCGCCGCAGACATGACCGCCCGTCAGACCGCCGAGGCCGGCGCCGACCGCATACTCGCCCTGCTCAACGATCCGGCCTTCAAGACGCCGGAAGGCAAGCCCGTCATCCGCAAGAAGGTCGAAGACGCCGTGCTTGATCTCTTCGACTTCGAGGAATTCTCCACCCGCACCGTGGGCCCCACCTGGCGGCAGTTCACGCCCGAACAAAAACAGCAGTTCAAGGACGCCTTTACCGAACTTCTGCGCAACACCTACATCGACACGCTCGATGAATACAACGGCCAGAAGATCCGCTTCACCGGCGAAATCAGCGCCGGCAACGGCAAGCGCGTGGAAGTGCAGATGGAATTTCTCGCCGATCAGAAGACCTACCCCGTGGCCTTCCGCATGCTGGAAAAGAACAACCGCTGGGTCGTGTACGACGTGCTCATCGAGGGCATCAGCATGATCAAGAACTACCGTGATCAGTTCCGCGACATCCTGACCAAGAACTCGCCGCAGGAACTCATCGAACGCGTGAAGGCCAAGGCCGAAGAACAGAAAAACAAACCCAAGGAAGCCAAGTGA
- a CDS encoding VacJ family lipoprotein has product MRTAIFAALLALVLACGTGCASRQENAPAASQQVAVESVAQSADAGEDFGGLDDYDDYSTEDLAAQDDPLEGWNRFWFHVNDWFLEYIVKPLHKGYAFIVPEPIRNGVSNFAHNVAFPVRMLNSLLQGEFAQAGVEFDRSVVNFMVSLGFADVASQSKPLYPYHPETENFDYTLGVWGVPDGPYFIIPFLGPSTVRGAVGETGDAFMKPQYYALDWEVSTASSVYLAFNGADALYKPYDQITESALEPYVALRNAYLNMRKNRLQRMTFSSNTQD; this is encoded by the coding sequence ATGCGCACCGCAATTTTCGCCGCCCTTCTGGCCCTGGTTCTCGCCTGCGGCACAGGCTGCGCCTCCCGTCAGGAAAACGCTCCCGCCGCGTCGCAGCAAGTCGCAGTTGAAAGCGTCGCGCAGAGTGCCGACGCCGGGGAAGACTTCGGCGGCCTCGACGACTACGACGACTACAGCACCGAAGACCTCGCCGCGCAGGACGATCCGCTGGAAGGCTGGAACCGCTTCTGGTTCCATGTGAACGACTGGTTCCTCGAATACATCGTGAAGCCTCTGCACAAGGGCTACGCCTTCATCGTGCCCGAACCCATCCGCAACGGCGTCAGCAATTTTGCGCACAACGTGGCCTTCCCCGTGCGCATGCTCAACAGCCTGCTGCAGGGCGAGTTTGCCCAGGCCGGCGTGGAATTCGACCGTTCCGTGGTGAACTTCATGGTCAGCCTCGGCTTTGCCGACGTGGCCAGTCAGAGCAAGCCGCTCTACCCCTATCATCCCGAAACCGAAAATTTCGACTACACGCTCGGCGTGTGGGGCGTGCCCGACGGGCCGTACTTCATCATTCCCTTCCTCGGGCCCTCCACCGTTCGCGGAGCCGTGGGCGAAACCGGCGACGCCTTCATGAAGCCGCAGTACTACGCGCTCGACTGGGAAGTCAGCACCGCAAGCAGCGTGTATCTTGCCTTCAACGGCGCCGACGCCCTCTACAAGCCCTACGATCAGATTACCGAATCCGCTCTGGAACCCTATGTGGCCCTGCGCAACGCCTACCTCAACATGCGGAAAAACCGCCTGCAGCGCATGACCTTCTCTTCCAACACTCAGGACTAG
- the gpt gene encoding xanthine phosphoribosyltransferase, producing MAKADRYHKTFPVTWEQLHRDAKALSWRLLERGKFTKIVAVTRGGLIPAGIIARELNIRHIDTACIMLYNYREEGDQETVLKSADPSFNSEETLVIDDLVDTGHTAKILRDMLPKAHFATLYAKPAGIPLVDSFVTELSQDTWVLFPWDSEVQYTKPIIDLKEGD from the coding sequence GTGGCAAAAGCAGACCGTTATCACAAAACCTTCCCCGTAACCTGGGAACAGCTCCACCGCGACGCCAAGGCTCTCTCCTGGCGCCTTCTGGAACGCGGCAAGTTCACCAAAATCGTGGCCGTCACCCGCGGCGGACTCATTCCCGCCGGCATCATCGCCCGCGAGCTCAACATCCGCCACATCGACACCGCCTGCATCATGCTCTACAACTACCGCGAGGAAGGCGATCAGGAAACCGTACTCAAGAGCGCCGATCCTTCCTTCAACTCGGAAGAGACCCTCGTCATCGACGATCTCGTGGACACCGGCCACACTGCCAAAATTCTGCGCGACATGCTGCCCAAGGCGCATTTCGCCACGCTGTACGCCAAGCCTGCGGGCATTCCCCTCGTGGACAGCTTCGTCACCGAGCTCAGTCAGGACACCTGGGTGCTGTTCCCCTGGGATTCCGAAGTGCAGTACACCAAGCCCATCATTGATCTCAAGGAAGGCGACTGA
- the nifJ gene encoding pyruvate:ferredoxin (flavodoxin) oxidoreductase, translating to MSAKRMVTMDGNTAAAHVAYIFTEIAAIYPITPSSPMAEKTDLWSARGRLNMFGQPVRLVEMQSEAGAVAAVHGALQTGALATSFTSSQGLLLMIPVLHRIAGEHLPCVLHVATRTVGTHAMSIFGDHSDVMNCRQTGFAMLSTASVQEVMDLAAVAHLCAVHSRVPFLHFFDGFRTSHELCKVEEIDDKELSALLDRDALNAFRAQALNPEHPRIRGTVQNGDVFFQVREASRRFYDALPDDVESCMAKISALTGREYHIFQYYGDPEAEDVIVAMGSVCGTIEETVDALRASGRKVGLVQVRLYRPFSARHLLAALPANVQRIAVLDRCAEMGSAGEPLYEDVCSALMGAGRAALVVGGRYGLSSKDTDPTQIRDVFDNLRRPEPLNHFSIGIVDDVTHLSLPRGEALDTDRGNILMSCKFWGLGSDGTVGANKNTVDIINRVTPLFAQAYFEYDAKKSYGLTRSHLRIGRGPVRASRAVRHPNIVACHAQSYVGLYDMAEELKEGGLFLLNCTWKESELDERLPARFRKTLAEKKARLFIIDATKIAHELGLGQHVNVILQAAFFHLSGIIPESQAEACIEEAVRKTYFAKGEEVVARNIAAIRAGFENVREAPVPERWKTLDNDEPAPRADAPAVVTRLLDPLNAQKGDDLPVSAFLGYEDGQMDMGLTAWEKRDIAVHVPRWNAEACVQCNRCSFVCPHAVIRPYLLTEDEAARAPEGLVSAPARGKRAEGLRYTLQISVSDCTGCGSCVSCCPAAGKALAMTPRAEVQENRRLWNYALGIEDKRVFAPFTVRGSQFRRPLLEFSAACAGCGETPYAKLLTQLFGTRVYWANATGCSQAWGAAMPGIPYAVNARGQGPAWSNCLFENNAEFSLGMLLSVRQQREAERERVRRLLEHLPEGPAADAARRWIELFDSYEGSEEASQNLKAALEQLPQTDEVRDILAHADQLVKKYFWMFGGDGWAYDIGFGGLDHVLATGEDINVLVVDTEVYSNTGGQSSKATPLGAVAQFASAGKKSGKKDLGTMFMAYGNIYVAQVSMGASPEQLMKALKEASEYPGPSLVIAYAPCTAHGIRAGMAHAQQEMKRAAESGYWPLYRYHPDRPDPLVLDSPRPGMPYEEFLNGENRYASLKRTFPERADALAEKAAKEAAHRYLRYERLAEALRRGN from the coding sequence ATGTCCGCTAAACGCATGGTCACCATGGACGGCAACACGGCAGCCGCCCACGTCGCCTATATATTCACCGAAATAGCCGCCATCTATCCCATCACCCCATCCTCCCCCATGGCGGAAAAAACCGATCTCTGGTCCGCCCGCGGACGCCTCAACATGTTCGGTCAGCCCGTGCGTCTCGTGGAAATGCAGTCCGAGGCAGGGGCCGTCGCCGCCGTGCACGGCGCGCTTCAAACCGGCGCGCTCGCCACGTCCTTCACCTCGTCGCAGGGGCTTTTGCTCATGATTCCGGTGCTGCACCGCATCGCCGGCGAACACCTTCCCTGCGTGCTGCACGTGGCCACGCGCACCGTGGGCACGCACGCCATGTCCATTTTCGGCGATCATTCCGACGTCATGAACTGCCGCCAGACCGGCTTTGCCATGCTCTCCACGGCCAGCGTGCAGGAAGTCATGGACCTCGCCGCCGTGGCCCATCTTTGCGCCGTGCATTCGAGAGTGCCGTTTCTGCATTTCTTCGACGGATTCCGCACCTCTCACGAACTGTGCAAGGTGGAGGAAATCGACGACAAGGAACTCTCCGCCCTGCTCGACCGCGACGCGCTGAATGCCTTCCGCGCTCAGGCCCTGAATCCGGAACATCCGCGCATCCGCGGCACGGTGCAGAACGGCGACGTGTTCTTCCAGGTGCGGGAAGCCTCCCGCCGCTTCTACGACGCCCTGCCGGACGACGTGGAATCCTGCATGGCAAAGATCAGCGCGCTCACCGGGCGCGAGTATCATATCTTCCAGTATTACGGCGATCCTGAGGCCGAAGACGTCATCGTGGCCATGGGTTCCGTGTGCGGTACCATCGAGGAAACCGTGGACGCCCTGCGCGCCTCGGGCCGCAAGGTCGGCCTTGTGCAGGTGCGTCTGTACCGTCCCTTCTCCGCCCGTCATCTTCTCGCCGCACTCCCTGCAAATGTGCAACGCATCGCAGTGCTCGACCGCTGCGCCGAAATGGGCTCGGCGGGCGAACCGCTCTACGAAGACGTGTGCTCCGCGCTCATGGGGGCGGGGCGAGCCGCCCTCGTCGTCGGCGGCCGCTACGGCCTCTCCTCCAAGGATACCGACCCCACCCAGATCCGCGACGTCTTCGACAATCTGCGCCGCCCCGAGCCGCTGAATCATTTTTCCATCGGCATCGTGGACGACGTGACCCATCTTTCCCTGCCGCGCGGCGAAGCGCTCGACACGGACCGGGGCAACATTCTCATGAGCTGCAAGTTCTGGGGCCTCGGTTCCGACGGCACGGTGGGCGCGAACAAGAACACCGTGGACATCATCAACCGCGTCACGCCGCTCTTTGCGCAGGCCTATTTTGAATACGACGCCAAGAAATCCTACGGCCTCACGCGCTCGCACCTGCGCATCGGCAGGGGGCCGGTGCGCGCCTCCCGCGCCGTGCGTCATCCGAACATCGTGGCCTGCCACGCGCAAAGCTACGTCGGCCTCTACGACATGGCCGAAGAACTCAAGGAAGGCGGCCTCTTCCTGCTCAACTGCACCTGGAAGGAAAGCGAACTCGACGAGCGCCTGCCCGCGCGCTTCCGCAAGACGCTCGCCGAAAAAAAGGCCCGTCTCTTCATCATCGACGCCACGAAGATTGCGCACGAGCTCGGCCTCGGCCAGCACGTGAACGTCATTCTTCAGGCGGCGTTCTTCCATCTTTCCGGCATCATTCCCGAATCACAGGCCGAAGCCTGCATAGAAGAGGCCGTGCGCAAGACCTACTTCGCCAAGGGCGAAGAGGTGGTGGCGCGCAACATTGCCGCCATCCGCGCGGGATTTGAGAACGTGCGTGAAGCGCCCGTGCCCGAACGCTGGAAGACGCTCGACAACGACGAACCCGCCCCGCGCGCCGACGCGCCCGCCGTGGTGACCCGTCTGCTTGATCCGCTGAACGCCCAGAAGGGCGACGATCTGCCCGTGAGCGCCTTCCTCGGCTACGAAGACGGACAGATGGACATGGGCCTCACCGCATGGGAAAAACGCGACATCGCCGTGCATGTTCCCCGCTGGAATGCCGAAGCGTGCGTGCAGTGCAACCGCTGCTCCTTCGTGTGCCCGCATGCGGTGATTCGTCCGTACCTTCTTACCGAAGACGAAGCCGCCCGCGCGCCCGAAGGTCTGGTCAGCGCTCCGGCCCGGGGCAAGAGAGCCGAAGGCCTCCGCTACACTCTTCAGATCAGCGTGTCCGACTGCACGGGCTGCGGAAGCTGCGTTTCCTGCTGCCCCGCCGCAGGCAAGGCGCTTGCCATGACGCCGCGGGCCGAGGTGCAGGAAAACCGCAGGCTCTGGAACTACGCCCTCGGCATTGAAGACAAGCGCGTGTTTGCGCCGTTTACCGTGCGCGGCAGCCAGTTCCGGCGGCCGCTGCTGGAATTTTCGGCCGCCTGCGCAGGCTGCGGCGAAACGCCCTACGCCAAGCTCCTTACCCAGCTTTTCGGCACCCGCGTGTACTGGGCCAACGCCACCGGCTGCTCCCAGGCCTGGGGCGCAGCCATGCCCGGCATTCCCTACGCCGTCAACGCGCGCGGTCAGGGCCCGGCCTGGTCCAACTGCCTGTTCGAGAACAACGCGGAATTCAGCCTCGGCATGCTGCTCTCCGTGCGTCAGCAGCGCGAGGCCGAACGCGAACGCGTCCGCCGTCTGCTGGAACATCTCCCCGAAGGCCCCGCTGCCGATGCCGCCCGCCGCTGGATCGAACTCTTCGACAGCTACGAAGGCTCGGAGGAAGCCTCGCAAAACCTTAAAGCAGCGCTTGAACAACTGCCGCAGACCGACGAAGTGCGCGACATTCTCGCCCACGCCGATCAGCTGGTCAAAAAATACTTCTGGATGTTCGGCGGCGACGGCTGGGCCTACGACATCGGCTTCGGCGGTCTCGACCACGTGCTCGCCACGGGAGAAGACATCAACGTGCTCGTGGTGGACACGGAAGTGTATTCCAACACCGGCGGCCAGTCGTCCAAGGCTACGCCGCTCGGCGCGGTGGCGCAGTTCGCCTCCGCGGGCAAGAAGAGCGGCAAGAAGGATCTCGGCACCATGTTCATGGCCTACGGCAACATCTATGTGGCGCAGGTCTCCATGGGCGCTTCGCCCGAGCAGCTCATGAAGGCGCTCAAAGAAGCCTCGGAATATCCCGGGCCTTCCCTGGTCATCGCCTACGCGCCCTGCACGGCCCACGGCATCCGCGCGGGCATGGCTCACGCGCAGCAGGAAATGAAGCGCGCCGCCGAAAGCGGCTACTGGCCGCTCTACCGCTATCATCCCGACAGGCCCGATCCCCTCGTGCTGGACAGTCCCAGACCCGGCATGCCCTACGAAGAATTTCTGAACGGCGAAAACCGCTACGCCTCGCTCAAACGCACCTTCCCCGAGCGCGCCGACGCCCTGGCCGAAAAGGCCGCCAAAGAAGCCGCGCACCGCTACCTTCGCTACGAACGGCTCGCCGAGGCGCTCCGCCGCGGAAACTGA
- a CDS encoding alpha/beta hydrolase-fold protein, protein MVKTWNIAIPELTGREKRRAYLYLPTMYRDQPRRRFPVLYMFDGHNVFFDSHATHGKSWGLSEYLDFFDVPLIVAAVECNHHPDNGRLSEYSPYDFCDPEFGCVTGRGDITMEWLVNTFKPSIDRRWRTIPWREQTFIAGSSMGGLMSLYAVTKYNEIFSRAAALSPHIWADRKKLTDLIRTAPLSPDTVVYMDWGSEEFGGNRRMAHDLRLVADAIFDRGIHLTARVVPGGEHSEASWEKQTPFFIDTLMYGLDG, encoded by the coding sequence ATGGTCAAAACCTGGAACATCGCCATCCCCGAACTCACCGGCAGGGAAAAACGCCGGGCCTATCTCTACCTTCCCACCATGTACCGGGATCAGCCCCGCCGCCGCTTTCCCGTGCTCTACATGTTCGACGGCCACAACGTCTTCTTCGATTCCCACGCCACCCACGGCAAAAGCTGGGGCCTTTCCGAATACCTCGACTTCTTCGACGTGCCCCTCATCGTGGCCGCCGTGGAATGCAATCATCATCCCGACAACGGCCGCCTCTCCGAATATTCGCCCTACGACTTCTGCGATCCCGAATTCGGCTGCGTCACCGGCCGGGGCGACATCACCATGGAATGGCTCGTGAACACGTTCAAGCCCTCCATCGACCGGCGCTGGCGCACCATTCCCTGGCGCGAGCAGACCTTCATTGCAGGCAGCTCCATGGGCGGTCTCATGAGCCTCTACGCCGTGACCAAGTACAACGAAATCTTCTCCCGCGCAGCGGCGCTCTCCCCCCACATCTGGGCGGACAGAAAAAAACTGACCGACCTCATCCGCACGGCCCCGCTCTCGCCCGACACCGTGGTGTACATGGACTGGGGCTCGGAAGAATTCGGAGGCAACCGCCGCATGGCGCACGATCTGCGCCTCGTGGCCGACGCCATCTTCGACCGCGGCATCCATCTGACCGCGCGCGTGGTTCCCGGCGGCGAACACAGCGAGGCCAGCTGGGAAAAACAGACGCCCTTCTTCATCGACACCCTCATGTACGGCCTGGACGGCTGA
- a CDS encoding alpha/beta hydrolase-fold protein yields the protein MQTRYFKEYSPALGRDMECKVYGHAGRPLLFVPCQDGRFFSFEDFHMSDTMAPWIEDGRLMVIAVDTIDQETWSNKSGDPWWRIRRHEAWMNHLFNEIVPFAQHLARVANGWDGHPGLIAFGCSLGALHAANLYLRRPDLFNGLLALSGIYTASYGFGSYMDDVVYRNSPVDYMANFPSDHPYIPLYNSQRAAICVGQGAWELPESTRQLKDIFERKGIHLWVDIWGHDVNHDWPWWYRQVEYFLPWLLGERAA from the coding sequence ATGCAGACAAGATACTTCAAGGAATACAGTCCCGCCCTCGGCCGCGACATGGAATGCAAGGTGTACGGTCACGCCGGCCGTCCCCTGCTCTTCGTTCCCTGTCAGGACGGCCGCTTCTTCTCGTTTGAAGACTTCCACATGTCCGACACCATGGCTCCGTGGATAGAAGACGGCAGACTCATGGTCATTGCCGTGGACACCATCGATCAGGAAACGTGGTCCAACAAGAGCGGAGATCCGTGGTGGCGCATCCGCCGTCACGAAGCGTGGATGAATCATCTCTTCAACGAAATCGTGCCCTTTGCTCAGCATCTGGCGCGCGTGGCCAACGGCTGGGACGGGCATCCCGGCCTCATTGCCTTCGGATGCAGTCTCGGCGCGCTCCACGCGGCGAACCTGTACCTGCGCCGTCCGGATCTCTTCAACGGTCTGCTGGCGCTTTCGGGCATCTACACGGCAAGTTACGGCTTCGGCTCCTACATGGACGACGTGGTGTACCGCAATTCTCCCGTGGACTACATGGCGAATTTTCCGTCCGACCACCCCTACATTCCTCTGTACAACAGCCAGCGCGCCGCCATCTGCGTTGGTCAGGGAGCATGGGAACTGCCCGAATCCACGAGGCAGCTCAAGGACATTTTTGAAAGAAAGGGTATCCATCTCTGGGTGGATATCTGGGGACACGACGTCAATCACGACTGGCCGTGGTGGTACCGGCAGGTGGAATACTTTCTGCCGTGGCTGCTCGGCGAACGCGCAGCCTGA
- a CDS encoding flavodoxin family protein, which yields MKDIVIISSSPRKGGNSDLLCDQFMKGALEAGHKVEKIALREKNLHPCMGCGACESSRRCVQKDDMAAILDRLVEADVIVMATPVYFYTMSAQMKTLIDRTVPRYTEISGKEFYFIATAADGNKKALERTIDGFRGFTDCLDGVQEKGVILASGVWKKGEVTGNAAMEEAFNMGRNA from the coding sequence ATGAAAGACATCGTCATCATTTCGTCGAGCCCTCGCAAGGGCGGCAACTCCGATCTGCTTTGCGACCAGTTCATGAAAGGCGCGCTCGAAGCAGGGCACAAAGTGGAAAAAATTGCGCTTCGGGAAAAGAATCTGCATCCGTGCATGGGCTGCGGAGCCTGCGAAAGCAGCCGCCGCTGCGTGCAGAAGGACGACATGGCGGCCATTCTCGACAGACTTGTCGAGGCCGACGTCATCGTCATGGCCACGCCCGTGTATTTCTACACCATGAGCGCGCAGATGAAGACGCTCATCGACAGAACCGTGCCCCGCTACACCGAAATTTCGGGCAAGGAATTCTACTTCATCGCCACCGCCGCCGACGGCAACAAAAAGGCGCTGGAACGCACCATCGACGGCTTCCGCGGCTTCACCGACTGCCTGGACGGCGTGCAGGAAAAGGGCGTGATTCTCGCGTCCGGCGTATGGAAGAAAGGCGAAGTGACCGGCAACGCCGCCATGGAAGAGGCGTTCAACATGGGACGCAACGCCTGA
- a CDS encoding metallophosphoesterase — protein MRLLLPSITMAVYVFLSLVLPLKAGLPAKALLGVALMAAALKYVFYQVVGGGFFRPDLPAPVMLTAEALYAALLMLFVLALAKDAAGLVLRVCRLFGVSWRLPLTPGWRCGLLMLVSLSCGAWGTWQAVRVPDVRTVNVAIPKLPAELEGFTLAQLSDLHIGPVQKKAWLAEVVRRTNALSPDAVAITGDMIDGLPNALRGELTPLADLRPKYGVFGVTGNHEYYYDARGWIQEFQKLGVVMLNNEHRVLPGGLVLGGVPDSTAERFGGQGPDVEAAFVGAPDGVRVLLCHKPNGNGIPAPGVALQLSGHTHGGLIFFLAPLIGAYNAGYVNGLYSTPQGGQIYVNPGTGLWNGFSCRLGVPSEITRFVFHRRADS, from the coding sequence ATGCGCCTGCTTCTTCCTTCCATCACCATGGCGGTCTATGTTTTTCTGAGTCTTGTCCTTCCTCTGAAGGCGGGACTGCCCGCCAAGGCCCTGCTTGGCGTCGCGCTCATGGCCGCCGCCCTCAAATACGTCTTCTATCAGGTAGTGGGCGGAGGCTTTTTCCGGCCCGACCTGCCCGCGCCCGTCATGCTGACGGCGGAAGCGCTGTACGCCGCGCTGCTGATGCTCTTTGTGCTGGCGCTCGCCAAGGACGCGGCAGGACTTGTGCTGCGCGTCTGTCGCCTCTTCGGTGTCTCGTGGCGTCTGCCCCTCACGCCGGGATGGCGCTGCGGCCTTCTCATGCTCGTGTCTCTCTCCTGCGGCGCATGGGGCACCTGGCAGGCCGTGCGCGTGCCCGACGTGCGCACCGTGAACGTGGCCATCCCCAAACTTCCAGCAGAGCTTGAAGGTTTTACGCTGGCGCAGCTCAGCGACCTGCACATCGGCCCGGTGCAGAAAAAGGCATGGCTTGCCGAAGTGGTGCGGAGAACCAACGCGCTCTCGCCGGACGCCGTGGCCATCACCGGCGACATGATCGACGGTCTGCCGAACGCCCTGCGGGGCGAACTGACGCCCCTTGCCGACCTGCGGCCCAAATACGGCGTCTTCGGGGTTACGGGAAACCATGAATACTACTACGACGCCCGCGGCTGGATACAGGAATTTCAGAAGCTCGGCGTCGTCATGCTGAACAACGAGCATCGCGTGCTTCCCGGCGGACTGGTGCTCGGCGGCGTGCCCGACTCCACGGCCGAACGCTTCGGCGGACAAGGCCCGGACGTCGAGGCCGCATTTGTCGGCGCTCCCGACGGCGTGCGCGTACTGCTCTGTCACAAGCCGAACGGCAACGGCATTCCCGCGCCGGGCGTGGCGCTTCAGCTCTCCGGGCACACGCACGGCGGTCTCATATTCTTTCTGGCGCCGCTCATCGGAGCGTACAACGCAGGCTACGTCAACGGCCTTTATTCCACGCCGCAGGGCGGACAGATCTACGTCAACCCGGGCACGGGCCTGTGGAACGGCTTTTCCTGCCGCCTCGGCGTGCCCTCGGAAATCACCCGCTTCGTCTTTCACCGCAGGGCCGACTCCTGA